A genomic window from Winogradskyella sp. J14-2 includes:
- a CDS encoding 4Fe-4S dicluster domain-containing protein, whose amino-acid sequence MAIIITDECINCGACEPECPNTAIYEGADDWRYSDGTSLKGKIVLPNGKTVDADETQMPISDEVYYIAPDKCTECMGFHEEPQCAAVCPVDCCVPDDNHVETEEELLGKQRFMHPED is encoded by the coding sequence ATGGCAATTATAATCACAGACGAATGTATTAATTGTGGTGCTTGCGAACCAGAGTGTCCTAATACTGCAATATACGAGGGTGCAGACGATTGGCGTTACTCTGATGGTACCAGCTTAAAAGGCAAGATTGTACTACCCAATGGTAAAACGGTAGATGCTGATGAGACACAAATGCCTATTAGTGATGAAGTCTATTATATAGCACCAGATAAATGTACTGAGTGTATGGGCTTTCATGAGGAGCCACAATGTGCGGCAGTTTGCCCAGTAGATTGTTGTGTGCCTGACGACAACCATGTAGAAACCGAAGAAGAGCTACTTGGTAAACAGCGCTTTATGCATCCTGAAGACTGA
- a CDS encoding acyl-CoA reductase → MHLQQRINAFSKLGQFLRQFHTSGIQRNDTVEANDLFFEGFKHQIKLANEHNGWFTKANVYFSIASWADALTTKNINQWTRAYNFENIEPKTVGIIMAGNIPLVGFHDFLSVLISGHNVLVKQSSNDKHLLPYLAKYLEVVEPGFKGKITFTQDKLESFDAVIATGSDNTARYFEYYFKNKPSIIRKNRNSVAILNGNESKEDLEALSDDIFRYYGLGCRNVSKLFVPKDYNFDAFFNAVYKWHPVIHGAKYANNYDYNKTVYLMSEFDMLENGFLMIKEDKSYASPIATVFYEYYESKENLKHKLEEEHDKIQCIVANGFIKNEIAFGHTQKPELWDYADAVDTVEFLLKI, encoded by the coding sequence ATGCATTTACAACAAAGAATTAACGCTTTCTCTAAATTAGGACAGTTTTTAAGGCAATTCCATACCAGCGGCATCCAAAGAAATGATACCGTAGAGGCCAACGACCTTTTTTTTGAGGGCTTTAAACACCAAATAAAACTGGCTAATGAACATAATGGTTGGTTTACAAAGGCTAATGTGTACTTTAGTATAGCGTCTTGGGCAGATGCTTTAACTACCAAAAATATAAACCAATGGACAAGGGCTTATAATTTTGAAAACATAGAACCTAAGACCGTCGGTATTATTATGGCTGGTAACATCCCTTTGGTCGGTTTTCATGACTTTCTATCAGTACTTATTTCTGGCCATAATGTGTTGGTAAAACAATCCTCTAACGACAAGCATCTCCTACCCTATCTAGCTAAGTATCTCGAAGTTGTAGAACCTGGCTTTAAAGGAAAAATTACCTTTACGCAAGACAAGCTAGAAAGCTTTGATGCTGTAATAGCCACAGGCAGCGATAATACAGCACGCTATTTTGAGTACTACTTTAAGAACAAACCATCCATAATTAGAAAGAACAGAAATTCGGTTGCAATACTAAATGGCAACGAGTCTAAAGAGGATTTAGAAGCCTTGTCTGATGATATCTTTAGATATTATGGTTTGGGTTGTAGAAATGTATCAAAACTCTTTGTACCTAAAGACTATAACTTTGATGCCTTTTTTAATGCAGTTTACAAATGGCATCCCGTAATCCACGGAGCAAAATATGCCAATAACTATGATTACAACAAGACCGTGTACCTTATGAGCGAGTTCGATATGTTAGAAAATGGCTTTTTAATGATAAAGGAAGATAAAAGCTATGCCTCACCTATTGCTACTGTATTTTACGAATATTATGAAAGTAAAGAAAATCTAAAACACAAATTAGAAGAAGAGCATGATAAAATTCAATGTATAGTTGCAAATGGTTTTATCAAAAATGAAATTGCTTTTGGGCATACCCAAAAACCAGAGCTTTGGGATTATGCAGATGCTGTTGATACTGTTGAATTCTTGTTAAAAATTTGA
- the serC gene encoding 3-phosphoserine/phosphohydroxythreonine transaminase, translating to MKKHNFSAGPCVLPKSVIQKASEALLNFDDGLSLIEISHRSKPFVDVMENARALALELLGLEGKGYKALFLQGGASTQFLMVALNLLEKRAGYLNTGTWSDKAIKEAKIYDDIYEVGSSKSANFNYIPKGYDIPEDYDYFHCTSNNTIFGTQMKSFPNAPIPMVCDMSSDIFSRQLDFTQFDLIYAGAQKNMGPAGTTLVVVKEDILGKVSRKIPSMMDYKVHISKGSMFNTPPVFAVYVSMLTLQWLKDLGGIKAIEEENEKKARLIYSEIDLNPLFKGYAVKEDRSTMNATFTLENENLKETFDAMWKEAGINGLNGHRSVGGYRASMYNALSLDSVKALVEVMSELERKA from the coding sequence ATGAAAAAACATAATTTTAGTGCAGGTCCTTGTGTACTACCAAAATCCGTAATTCAAAAAGCTTCTGAAGCACTTTTAAACTTTGATGATGGCTTATCTCTTATTGAAATTTCGCATCGTAGCAAGCCTTTTGTAGATGTTATGGAAAACGCCAGAGCTTTAGCTTTAGAACTGTTAGGTTTAGAAGGCAAGGGTTATAAAGCCTTATTCTTACAAGGTGGTGCAAGCACGCAGTTTTTAATGGTTGCCTTAAATCTTCTTGAAAAAAGAGCTGGTTACCTAAATACTGGTACTTGGAGTGATAAGGCCATTAAAGAAGCTAAAATTTATGATGATATTTATGAAGTGGGTTCTTCCAAAAGTGCAAACTTTAACTACATACCAAAGGGTTACGATATTCCTGAAGATTACGATTACTTCCACTGTACCTCTAACAACACCATTTTTGGGACACAGATGAAGAGTTTCCCAAACGCACCAATTCCTATGGTTTGCGATATGAGTAGTGATATCTTTTCGCGTCAGTTAGATTTCACACAGTTTGATTTAATCTATGCTGGTGCACAAAAAAATATGGGTCCTGCTGGTACAACTTTAGTGGTCGTAAAAGAAGATATATTAGGTAAGGTGTCTCGTAAAATTCCTTCAATGATGGACTATAAAGTGCATATCAGTAAAGGAAGTATGTTTAATACACCACCTGTATTTGCAGTATACGTATCTATGTTAACCTTACAATGGTTAAAAGATCTGGGAGGCATAAAGGCCATTGAAGAAGAAAATGAAAAGAAAGCGCGATTAATTTACTCAGAAATAGATTTAAACCCACTATTTAAAGGGTATGCAGTAAAAGAAGATCGTTCTACTATGAACGCAACCTTTACCCTAGAAAACGAAAATCTAAAAGAAACCTTCGATGCCATGTGGAAAGAAGCTGGTATTAATGGTCTCAACGGTCATAGAAGTGTTGGTGGTTACAGAGCATCGATGTACAATGCTCTATCCTTAGACAGTGTAAAAGCACTTGTAGAAGTTATGAGTGAATTAGAAAGAAAAGCCTAA
- a CDS encoding D-2-hydroxyacid dehydrogenase has translation MKVLANDGVSQSGIDALEAAGYEVLTTTVAQEQLQNYINDNDISVLLVRSATKVRKDIIDNCPSLKIIGRGGVGMDNIDVDYAREKGLHVINTPAASSHSVAELVFGHFYGLARFLHNSNRDMPLEGDSNFKALKKAYAKGVELKGKTLGVIGFGRIGQATAKIGIGAGMNIVAFDPFIEETTIDLDFFDGQKVSFNIKTVSKEEVLKQADFITLHVPAQKDYVIDEADFNQMKDGVIIANAARGGVVNEIALIKAIESGKVARAALDVFEKEPQPEVQLLMNPALSLTPHTGAATSEAQDRIGVELADQIIKILG, from the coding sequence ATGAAAGTACTAGCAAACGATGGTGTATCCCAAAGCGGTATAGACGCTTTGGAAGCTGCAGGTTACGAAGTGTTAACAACGACTGTTGCACAAGAACAATTACAAAATTACATTAACGATAATGATATTTCAGTGCTACTGGTAAGAAGTGCTACCAAAGTTAGAAAAGATATTATTGACAACTGCCCAAGCCTTAAGATTATTGGTCGTGGAGGTGTTGGTATGGACAACATAGATGTTGATTATGCAAGAGAAAAAGGACTTCATGTTATTAATACTCCTGCGGCATCATCACATTCTGTAGCAGAATTAGTGTTTGGCCATTTTTATGGCCTAGCAAGATTTCTTCATAATTCTAATCGCGATATGCCTTTAGAAGGAGATTCTAATTTTAAAGCACTTAAAAAAGCTTACGCTAAAGGTGTTGAACTAAAAGGAAAAACTCTAGGTGTTATTGGTTTTGGTAGAATTGGACAAGCCACTGCCAAGATTGGCATTGGAGCTGGTATGAATATCGTGGCTTTTGACCCATTTATTGAAGAAACAACGATAGATCTAGACTTTTTCGATGGTCAGAAAGTAAGTTTCAATATAAAAACCGTTTCTAAAGAAGAAGTTTTGAAACAAGCTGATTTTATAACACTACATGTGCCAGCACAAAAAGATTACGTTATAGATGAAGCTGACTTTAACCAAATGAAAGACGGTGTAATTATAGCCAATGCTGCACGCGGTGGAGTTGTAAACGAAATTGCTTTAATAAAAGCTATAGAAAGTGGAAAAGTGGCAAGAGCTGCTTTAGATGTGTTCGAAAAAGAGCCACAGCCAGAAGTACAATTACTTATGAATCCTGCATTGTCTCTGACACCACATACTGGTGCTGCTACTAGTGAAGCACAAGATAGAATTGGTGTAGAACTTGCAGATCAAATCATAAAAATATTGGGATAA
- a CDS encoding DUF937 domain-containing protein, whose protein sequence is MEGILDLLNSDMGKTIISGVSGSTGTDQNKTSNVLTMALPVLMKAMERNASTPEGAQGLMGALSNKHDGSILDNLGSLFGGGVNEEVKTDGSKILGHVLGSKQQGVEQVIGQKSGLDAGSVSDILKVAAPILMGVLGKQSRQNNVSSQSDLTGLLGGFLGGNDTRNEQSFLEKILDADGDGSVIDDVAGMVLGGAKKKGGLGGLLGGLFGK, encoded by the coding sequence ATGGAAGGAATTTTAGACTTATTAAATAGTGACATGGGAAAAACCATCATAAGTGGTGTTTCTGGTTCTACAGGAACAGATCAAAACAAAACAAGTAATGTTTTGACAATGGCATTACCCGTTCTTATGAAAGCAATGGAGCGTAACGCCTCAACACCAGAAGGTGCCCAAGGACTTATGGGAGCCTTAAGCAATAAACATGATGGAAGTATCTTAGATAACTTAGGTAGCCTCTTTGGCGGTGGTGTTAATGAAGAAGTAAAGACTGATGGGTCTAAAATATTAGGTCATGTCTTAGGAAGCAAACAACAAGGTGTTGAGCAAGTTATAGGGCAAAAATCTGGTTTAGATGCTGGTTCTGTGAGCGACATTCTTAAAGTTGCCGCACCAATATTAATGGGTGTTTTAGGAAAACAATCTCGTCAAAATAATGTTAGCTCTCAAAGTGATCTTACAGGATTATTAGGTGGCTTCCTTGGAGGTAATGACACTAGAAATGAGCAAAGTTTTCTAGAAAAAATCCTAGATGCCGATGGTGATGGCAGCGTTATAGACGATGTTGCAGGAATGGTGCTTGGAGGTGCTAAGAAAAAAGGAGGCCTTGGTGGTCTTCTAGGTGGTCTATTCGGAAAATAA
- a CDS encoding DUF6146 family protein translates to MKKTIPFVILIALIASCKSYNSNPTINNGNSSALVKNDTVSISSDETDYEIIIIEPGFNAWLISTARPRGFHSQRWLEDRNAFLVQAWNQRNLQPHSYDPNLYQVRIDYDTRTDYGYEVNYKLYNYFLYFQLKYKQQLTSIIPRI, encoded by the coding sequence ATGAAAAAAACAATTCCATTTGTTATTCTAATTGCTCTGATAGCAAGTTGTAAATCGTACAATAGCAACCCAACAATTAATAACGGAAATAGCAGTGCTTTAGTAAAAAATGATACCGTTTCTATTAGTAGCGATGAGACGGATTACGAAATCATCATCATAGAACCTGGTTTTAATGCATGGTTAATTAGTACTGCTAGGCCAAGAGGTTTTCACTCTCAAAGATGGTTAGAAGATAGAAATGCTTTTCTTGTACAAGCTTGGAATCAAAGGAATCTTCAACCGCATAGCTACGACCCAAACTTGTATCAAGTAAGAATAGACTACGACACGCGTACAGATTATGGTTATGAAGTTAACTACAAACTGTATAATTACTTTTTATACTTTCAGTTAAAATATAAACAACAATTAACCTCAATAATTCCTAGAATTTAG
- a CDS encoding DUF6787 family protein, translated as MNRFKEHWEIQHNWQLIFPLLGILGLGYSSFKLALVLFGDFRNMVIIIASVLLFVVLLIATLRLFKFLEKRWKLEYRWEIIRVFIVFAITGSSSLYVGRPIIKLLGITKENLNPALYWILFTIIGLIFYQILLVSFGWLFGQHKFFWEFEKKMLKRFGLKRFVD; from the coding sequence ATGAATAGGTTTAAAGAACATTGGGAAATCCAGCATAACTGGCAATTAATCTTTCCTTTATTGGGCATTCTGGGTTTAGGATATTCTTCATTTAAATTGGCTTTGGTCTTATTTGGTGACTTTAGAAATATGGTAATCATTATTGCTTCAGTACTATTGTTTGTAGTACTACTAATAGCAACACTAAGGCTTTTTAAATTTCTTGAAAAACGCTGGAAATTAGAATACAGATGGGAAATAATTAGAGTATTTATTGTATTTGCTATTACCGGATCTTCGTCACTCTATGTTGGCAGACCGATAATAAAATTACTAGGGATTACTAAAGAAAACTTAAATCCTGCACTCTACTGGATATTATTTACTATTATTGGCTTAATTTTCTATCAAATTCTTCTAGTTAGTTTTGGTTGGCTGTTTGGTCAACACAAGTTCTTTTGGGAATTTGAAAAAAAAATGTTGAAACGATTTGGCTTAAAACGCTTTGTAGATTGA
- a CDS encoding TonB-dependent receptor has product MRLLALFILFTTFKVGYAQECKFTFLGELKDFHDNTPIVGATIFMQNLNRYTTSDLDGKFKIENLCEGELTLVISHVGCETKTLTYTINGDMYKNILLEHHIEELDEVSLKSNEQKTTNTAQERIIKANVLKQYSILSLGDALKEVPGVSSINTGNTIVKPMINGLHSSRLLILNNSVRLQDQEWGIEHAPNVDINSANNISVIKGSAALAYGGDAVGGVVVINPNRTIRMDTLYGKTIITGQTNGRGYGITSSLNKGYASGWFASLQGSLKQNGDFKSPDYYLTNTGLRSNSFTVSAGRKNFKRGFEVFYSYINNEIGILRSSHIGNINDLINAINSQQPLVIDDFSYDINAPKQDVTHHLAKASYYQRFKNFGKLNLQYDYQNNQRFEFDIRVGDDRNKAALDLNLQTHTITADLNLDANLQHKINVGIMGRYQDNFANPDTGVRRLIPDYKKFDFGTYITTEWIVNDKATIDAGIRYDYNKIDAKKFYRTSRWEERGYDQDFSDIVIEDLGTQLLTNPIFTYHNFSASAGLKYLLDDNNTILGNYALSSRPPNPSELFSDGLHHSAARIELGDLRLAQEISNRISVTYNLKTTNFNLVVDLFYNHINDFMYLRPFGIEQTIRGAFPVWEYQKTDTELFGIDVSSNYKFTDNIAWQHTSSYTKGNDINAGIDLIDIPAFNTNNTLTFTKDEWSNFKVSLKSEWVFEQTQFPNFNFETFVATTQENVLVDISTPPNAYHLLHFYSEVTLPLNKKNNLNIALNINNIFNTNYRAYLNRLRYFADDLGRNIMLQLQLNY; this is encoded by the coding sequence ATGAGGCTTTTGGCTTTATTTATACTTTTTACAACTTTTAAGGTGGGCTACGCTCAAGAATGTAAGTTTACATTTCTAGGTGAACTCAAAGACTTTCACGACAATACTCCTATTGTTGGTGCTACTATATTTATGCAAAATTTAAATAGATATACGACGTCCGACTTAGATGGAAAATTTAAAATTGAAAATCTTTGTGAAGGAGAGCTAACTCTCGTAATTTCTCATGTTGGCTGCGAAACTAAAACACTTACATATACCATAAATGGAGATATGTATAAAAATATTTTGTTAGAGCACCACATTGAAGAACTTGATGAAGTTTCGTTAAAATCTAATGAGCAAAAAACTACAAATACAGCCCAAGAACGTATTATTAAAGCAAATGTATTAAAACAGTATAGCATTCTTAGTCTTGGAGACGCGCTGAAAGAAGTACCAGGTGTTTCCTCTATTAACACAGGTAATACCATCGTTAAACCAATGATTAATGGATTACATAGTAGCAGACTTTTAATTCTTAATAATAGTGTTCGGTTGCAAGATCAGGAATGGGGAATTGAGCATGCACCAAATGTTGATATTAACAGTGCTAATAACATTTCGGTAATAAAAGGGTCGGCAGCGCTAGCCTATGGTGGTGATGCGGTTGGTGGTGTGGTGGTAATAAACCCTAATAGAACTATTAGAATGGATACGCTTTATGGTAAGACAATCATTACTGGACAAACCAATGGTAGAGGTTATGGTATTACCTCATCATTAAACAAAGGGTATGCGTCTGGTTGGTTTGCGAGCCTTCAAGGATCACTGAAGCAAAATGGAGACTTTAAATCTCCCGATTATTATTTAACAAACACAGGTTTAAGGTCCAATAGTTTTACCGTGAGTGCAGGACGTAAAAACTTTAAACGTGGTTTTGAGGTGTTTTACAGTTACATCAATAACGAAATTGGGATTCTAAGATCCTCTCATATTGGTAATATAAATGATTTAATAAACGCTATTAACTCACAGCAGCCCTTGGTAATTGATGATTTTAGCTATGATATTAACGCACCAAAACAAGATGTAACCCATCATTTGGCAAAGGCTTCATATTATCAGCGATTTAAAAACTTTGGTAAATTAAACCTTCAATATGATTACCAGAACAACCAACGTTTTGAGTTTGATATTAGAGTAGGTGACGATAGAAATAAAGCAGCTTTAGATTTAAACCTTCAAACACATACAATTACGGCAGACCTTAATTTAGACGCTAATTTACAGCACAAAATTAATGTTGGTATAATGGGTCGTTATCAGGATAACTTTGCAAATCCAGATACAGGTGTTAGACGCCTTATTCCAGATTACAAAAAGTTTGATTTTGGTACTTACATCACTACAGAGTGGATCGTTAATGACAAAGCAACAATCGATGCTGGCATACGTTATGATTATAATAAAATTGATGCAAAAAAGTTTTATCGTACGTCGCGTTGGGAAGAACGTGGCTATGACCAAGATTTTTCCGATATAGTTATTGAAGATCTAGGTACGCAATTATTAACAAATCCTATTTTTACGTACCATAATTTCTCGGCTTCAGCTGGTCTAAAGTATCTATTAGATGACAACAACACCATTCTAGGTAACTATGCCCTATCGAGCAGACCTCCCAACCCATCAGAATTATTTAGCGATGGGTTGCACCACTCTGCCGCAAGGATTGAGTTAGGCGATTTAAGGCTAGCGCAAGAAATCTCTAATCGTATTTCTGTTACCTACAATTTAAAAACAACTAATTTTAATTTGGTCGTAGATTTGTTTTATAACCATATTAACGATTTTATGTATTTAAGACCATTTGGAATTGAGCAAACTATCAGAGGAGCCTTTCCTGTATGGGAATATCAAAAAACAGATACAGAACTATTTGGTATTGATGTTTCATCAAACTATAAATTTACCGACAATATCGCTTGGCAACATACGTCTTCTTACACCAAAGGAAATGATATAAATGCAGGTATAGATTTAATTGACATTCCGGCATTTAATACCAATAACACACTAACATTTACAAAAGACGAATGGAGTAATTTTAAAGTAAGCTTAAAATCTGAATGGGTTTTTGAACAAACACAATTTCCTAACTTTAATTTTGAAACTTTTGTTGCCACAACCCAAGAGAATGTATTGGTAGATATTAGTACGCCACCAAATGCATATCATTTATTACATTTTTATAGTGAAGTGACTTTACCTCTAAATAAAAAGAACAATTTAAACATAGCATTGAATATCAACAACATATTTAATACAAACTATAGGGCTTACCTAAACCGACTACGTTATTTTGCTGATGACTTAGGAAGAAATATCATGTTACAATTACAACTCAATTATTAA
- a CDS encoding type 1 periplasmic binding fold superfamily protein yields MKTVKNFLIVFMTIGLITSCSDDDDTPDPVNEEEVITTMTLTLTPSGGGTAVTLQSQDLDGDGPNAPVITVSGALEASTTYNGSVVFLNELENPAENITLEVIEEDDEHQVFYGFTGNSGSSITYNDQDGNGNPLGVSFTLNSGSVSTGNTLTVVLKHEPTKPNDGSIANADGETDVEATFSFDVN; encoded by the coding sequence ATGAAAACAGTAAAGAATTTTTTAATCGTATTTATGACAATCGGACTTATCACATCTTGTTCAGATGATGATGACACTCCAGATCCAGTTAATGAAGAAGAAGTAATAACAACGATGACTTTAACATTAACTCCTTCGGGTGGTGGCACTGCCGTTACTTTACAATCTCAAGATTTAGATGGTGATGGGCCTAATGCTCCAGTCATTACAGTTAGTGGAGCTCTAGAAGCATCAACAACTTATAATGGAAGTGTAGTATTCTTAAATGAATTAGAAAACCCAGCCGAAAATATTACTTTAGAAGTTATTGAAGAAGATGACGAACACCAAGTGTTTTACGGATTTACAGGAAATTCTGGTAGCAGTATCACTTACAACGACCAAGATGGAAATGGTAACCCGCTAGGTGTTAGTTTTACTTTAAATTCTGGATCTGTCTCCACAGGAAATACATTAACTGTAGTATTAAAGCACGAGCCAACCAAACCAAATGATGGCTCTATTGCAAACGCAGACGGAGAAACAGATGTTGAAGCTACATTTAGTTTTGATGTAAACTAA
- a CDS encoding DUF5916 domain-containing protein — MNIRSIFSFFILCYCNITYTQENTVLTKDKKSLHITRATSKPKIDGVLDDSAWANAEVATNFIQFRPDIGNTLPKEQRTEVKMTFDDDAIYVAAYLYDDTSKIMKQLTSRDNFGQSDFFTVVLNPNNDAQNDTQFFVFSSGQQADAIANPSIGEDFSWNAVWQSAVQIVDDGWIVEMEIPYRTLRFPDQEEPTWGLQFHRHFRRERSQYTWNQLDPTQGNIGLYHGELKGLKNLKPPVRLNLYPFSTGILDSFDGDTEADITFGMDVKYGITDNFTLDATLVPDFSQAGFDRVVLNLGPFEQTFSEQRQFFTEGVDLFSKGDLFFSRRVGNAPSGQLNLEDNEEADIPNEVKVLNALKVSGRTKSGLGVGVFNAITEKTYATITTREEIFNENNEVVDTMVTKRREVVEPFTNYNILVVDQQFNGNSSISLINTNVMREGEFRDGNATALVASLQNKRNTYVINAEAKMSNVNYQNSQTETGFSSFFYIGKTHGNLRYSFDHRFADTKYEINDLGLNFRNNFNNFGADIWYQIFEPKGNLNSYRINAWVNYRNLANPGVFTGMNIGGRYFAQTKNLNAYGFNFNIEPGKQYDYFESRDGRPFIYENIVSIGSFYSSNYNKVFAFDIDGGLFKIFEDGRDLFGYNFFLSPRVRASDKLLMIYSFSLDMSNGSRGYATFEDDQPILGERNRKRITNTISANYTFDPFNSVALTFRHYWDTVNYDNELFTLLDNGRLTTEQGYTVDNVSNSPNINFSTWNIDLSYSWQFAPGSFLTALYRNQLFNFDNMSEDSYSESLDTLFEQPIQHTISVRLQYFLDFNGIKSIFKKRDNPQIGQANTYVSPRNRFRFNS, encoded by the coding sequence ATGAACATACGTTCAATTTTCTCTTTTTTCATTCTCTGTTATTGCAACATAACTTATACACAAGAAAATACCGTTTTAACAAAAGATAAAAAGTCACTTCATATCACAAGAGCTACATCAAAGCCAAAAATCGACGGTGTTTTAGATGATAGCGCATGGGCAAATGCAGAAGTAGCTACAAACTTTATTCAGTTTAGACCAGATATTGGTAACACACTTCCAAAAGAACAACGAACTGAAGTAAAAATGACCTTTGATGATGATGCCATATATGTGGCAGCTTACTTATACGATGATACGTCTAAAATTATGAAACAGCTTACAAGCAGAGATAATTTTGGACAAAGCGACTTTTTTACCGTTGTACTAAACCCAAATAACGATGCACAAAATGATACTCAATTTTTTGTATTCAGTTCTGGCCAACAAGCAGATGCAATAGCCAATCCAAGTATTGGTGAAGACTTTAGCTGGAATGCCGTCTGGCAAAGCGCTGTGCAAATTGTTGATGACGGCTGGATAGTAGAAATGGAAATACCCTATAGAACACTGCGGTTTCCAGACCAAGAAGAGCCAACTTGGGGACTTCAATTTCACCGACATTTTAGAAGAGAACGTTCACAATACACTTGGAATCAATTAGACCCAACCCAAGGTAATATAGGCTTGTATCACGGTGAACTTAAAGGCCTAAAAAACTTAAAACCACCTGTTAGACTTAACCTCTACCCTTTCTCAACAGGCATTCTAGATAGTTTTGATGGTGATACCGAAGCAGATATCACATTTGGTATGGATGTTAAGTATGGAATAACGGATAACTTTACACTCGATGCAACTTTAGTACCAGATTTTAGTCAAGCTGGCTTTGATAGAGTAGTTCTAAATCTCGGTCCCTTTGAACAAACATTCTCAGAACAACGCCAGTTTTTCACCGAAGGTGTCGATCTGTTTTCAAAAGGAGATTTGTTCTTCTCTAGGCGCGTCGGTAACGCACCAAGCGGTCAACTAAATTTAGAAGACAATGAAGAAGCAGACATACCAAACGAAGTTAAGGTACTAAATGCCCTAAAAGTATCCGGAAGAACAAAAAGCGGACTTGGAGTAGGAGTTTTTAATGCCATAACAGAAAAAACCTATGCTACCATAACAACGCGAGAAGAAATCTTTAATGAAAATAATGAAGTTGTAGATACGATGGTTACAAAACGACGAGAAGTTGTTGAGCCCTTTACCAACTACAATATTTTGGTTGTAGACCAACAGTTTAATGGCAATTCTTCCATTAGCCTTATCAATACCAACGTAATGCGCGAAGGAGAATTTAGAGATGGAAATGCCACAGCATTAGTTGCCAGCTTGCAAAACAAAAGAAATACCTACGTGATAAATGCAGAAGCTAAAATGAGCAATGTTAACTATCAAAACTCGCAAACCGAAACTGGCTTTAGCTCATTTTTCTACATTGGAAAAACCCATGGTAATCTCAGATATAGCTTTGACCATAGATTTGCAGATACAAAGTACGAGATCAATGATTTAGGGCTTAACTTTAGAAATAACTTCAATAATTTTGGGGCAGATATTTGGTATCAAATCTTTGAGCCAAAAGGAAACCTAAACAGTTATCGTATCAATGCATGGGTTAATTACAGAAATCTCGCAAACCCAGGAGTATTTACAGGTATGAATATTGGTGGACGCTATTTTGCACAGACCAAAAATCTAAATGCTTACGGATTTAATTTTAATATTGAACCAGGTAAACAGTATGATTATTTTGAGTCTAGAGATGGAAGACCATTTATTTATGAAAACATTGTTAGTATAGGCAGCTTCTATTCGTCTAACTACAATAAGGTATTTGCTTTTGATATTGATGGAGGTCTTTTTAAAATATTTGAAGATGGTAGAGACTTATTTGGCTACAATTTTTTCTTAAGCCCGAGAGTAAGAGCAAGCGACAAACTCCTTATGATTTACAGTTTTAGCCTAGACATGTCCAATGGATCGCGTGGCTATGCCACTTTTGAAGATGACCAACCTATTCTTGGAGAGCGAAATAGAAAGCGCATTACAAATACAATTTCTGCAAATTATACTTTTGATCCTTTTAACTCTGTTGCATTAACATTTAGACATTATTGGGATACTGTAAATTATGATAACGAACTATTTACCCTACTCGATAATGGCCGTCTTACGACGGAGCAAGGCTATACTGTAGATAATGTGAGTAATTCGCCAAATATTAATTTTAGTACTTGGAATATCGATCTAAGCTACTCATGGCAATTTGCGCCAGGTAGTTTCTTAACTGCATTATATAGAAACCAACTTTTTAATTTTGACAACATGTCTGAAGATAGTTATTCTGAAAGCTTAGATACACTATTTGAGCAGCCAATACAGCACACTATTTCAGTAAGGTTACAGTATTTCTTAGATTTTAACGGTATTAAATCTATTTTTAAAAAGAGAGATAATCCTCAAATAGGACAAGCAAACACCTATGTTTCACCCAGAAACAGGTTTAGATTCAATTCTTAA